The proteins below are encoded in one region of Sebastes fasciatus isolate fSebFas1 chromosome 16, fSebFas1.pri, whole genome shotgun sequence:
- the LOC141752286 gene encoding E3 ubiquitin-protein ligase CBL-like isoform X2, whose amino-acid sequence MAGNPRRGAGLIGLMKDAFQPHQQPLQPHQPAVVDKKMVEKCWKLMDKVVRLCQNPKVALKNSPPYILDLLPDTYQHLRTVLSRYEGKMEILGENEYFRVVMENLTNKTKQTMSLFKEAKERMFEENSQPRRNLTKLSLIFSHMLAELKAIFPNGLFQGDNFRITKADAAEFWRRSFGDKTIVPWRTFRQALHEFHPISSGLEAMALKSTIDLTCNDYISVFEFDIFTRLFQPWSSLLRNWNSLAVTHPGYMAFLTYDEVKARLHRFIHKPGSYIFRLSCTRLGQWAIGYVTADGNILQTIPHNKPLFQALIDGYREGFYLFPDGRAQNPDLTGLCEPSPQDHIKVTQEQYELYCEMGSTFQLCKICAENDKDVKIEPCRHLMCTSCLTAWQESEGQGCPFCRCEIKGTEPIVVDPFHPKASGASFAGFQGSSRAEAACNDEDDDDRLEDHLVMSRLACSKVERPPSPVSQLPPVPPRLDLLQQRPSSTHSAQAQGATAKIAATHRDKPLPLPPSLRELPPPPPPERPSLVGQDSRLQRRPLPSTPDQPAWASNYMVPRPVTKALSSLSAAPQSNGTNGEGTKPQAATNAVYCLSARTLSASSSGEKPSSDSEENEYMSPTSLPVSGAPWVITGSLVPPPPVQTNHHNDISNEVVDSDLEDPQVYESMFNIQAQAGSSETPPDSDLDLPQLPAPVLQDKKEETSEEDIYEYDCPRPVVPPTATRRTMSDMGGPSAAFSSLSIDSAVEASMFAAGVDPERPPKPLPRRANSDRRPRPINREYSAPLPDLPGPSTSSSASSSPPPPPPPPPPPTPPTGSQTLNGEIECLMSQGYSIQDIQKALMIAQNNLETAKNILREFVAVSSPAHIAT is encoded by the exons GTGGTGCGTCTGTGCCAGAACCCCAAAGTGGCGTTGAAGAACAGCCCGCCCTACATCCTGGACCTGCTGCCGgacacctaccagcacctacgCACCGTCTTGTCCCGGTACGAGGGCAAGATGGAGATCCTCGGGGAGAACGAGTACTTCCGCGTGGTCATGGAGAACTTGACCAACAAGACGAAGCAGACCATGAGCCTCTTCAAAGAGGCCAAGGAGAGGATGTTCGAGGAGAACTCCCAGCCCAG gcGAAACCTCACCAAGCTGTCTCTGATCTTCAGTCACATGCTAGCAGAGCTAAAAGCCATCTTCCCCAATGGCTTATTTCAGGGCGACAACTTCAGGATCACCAAAGCTGATGCTGCCGAATTTTGGAGGAGGTCATTTGGGGACAA GACCATCGTTCCATGGAGGACGTTTCGTCAGGCTCTCCACGAGTTTCACCCCATCAGCTCGGGCTTGGAGGCCATGGCTCTAAAGTCCACCATCGACCTCACCTGCAACGACTACATCTCTGTCTTTGAGTTCGACATCTTCACCAGGCTCTTCCAG CCATGGTCGTCTCTTTTAAGGAACTGGAACAGTCTGGCTGTCACACATCCGGGTTACATGGCCTTTCTAACCTACGACGAGGTCAAGGCTCGACTGCACCGGTTCATCCACAAACCTGGCAG CTACATCTTCAGGCTGAGCTGCACTCGGCTGGGCCAGTGGGCTATCGGCTACGTGACGGCTGATGGGAACATCCTGCAGACCATCCCCCATAACAAACCACTCTTCCAAGCCCTCATTGATGGATACAGAGAGGGATT CTATCTGTTCCCAGATGGTCGTGCACAGAATCCAGACCTAACAGGGCTTTGTGAACCGTCTCCGCAGGACCACATCAAAGTTACTCAG GAGCAGTATGAGCTGTACTGTGAGATGGGCTCCACCTTCCAGCTCTGTAAGATCTGCGCAGAGAACGACAAGGACGTGAAGATCGAGCCCTGCAGACACCTGATGTGCACTTCGTGTCTGACTGCGTGGCAG GAGTCGGAGGGTCAAGGCTGCCCGTTCTGCCGCTGTGAGATTAAAGGCACAGAGCCCATCGTGGTGGACCCCTTCCACCCGAAGGCCAGCGGTGCTTCCTTCGCCGGTTTCCAGGGGTCCAGCAGAGCAGAAGCTGCCTGCAACGACGAGGACGACGACGATCGCCTGGAGGACCACCTCGTCATGAGCAGGCTGGCCTGCTCCAAG gtagaGCGCCCACCATCTCCAGTGTCTCAGCtgcctccggttcccccccgaCTGGACCTCCTGCAGCAGAGACCCTCCAGCACCCACAGCGCTCAGGCTCAGGGAGCAACGGCCAAG ATAGCAGCCACTCACAGAGACAAGCCTCTACCTCTGCCTCCCTCCCTGAGAGAGctgccccctcctccccctccggAGCGCCCCTCGCTGGTCGGCCAGGATTCCAGACTCCAGAGGAGGCCGCTGCCCTCCACCCCCGACCAGCCCGCCTGGGCCTCCAACTACATGGTCCCGCGTCCGGTAACCAAGGCCCTGTCCTCCTTGTCCGCCGCGCCTCAGAGCAACGGGACCAACGGAGAGGGAACCAAACCTCAGGCGGCTACCAACGCCGTCTATTGCCTGTCTGCAAG AACTCTGTCGGCGTCGTCGAGCGGCGAGAAGCCGTCGTCTGACAGCGAGGAGAACGAGTACATGAGTCCCACCTCTCTTCCCGTCTCTGGAGCCCCCTGGGTCATAACGGGCTCCTTGGTGCCTCCTCCTCCGGTCCAGACAAACCACCACAATGACATCAG CAACGAGGTGGTTGACAGCGACTTGGAGGACCCCCAAGTCTACGAGTCCATGTTTAACATCCAGGCCCAGGCTGGCTCCTCTGAGACGCCACCGGACTCTGACCTGG ACCTCCCTCAACTTCCGGCTCCGGTTCTCCAGGACAAGAAGGAGGAGACCAGCGAGGAGGACATTTACGAGTACGACTGTCCGAGACCGGTCGTCCCTCCCACCGCCACCAGAAGAACGATGTCGGATATGGGCGGTCCTTCAGCCGCCTTTAGCTCGCTCAGCATCGACAGCGCAGTAGAAGCCA GTATGTTTGCAGCAGGGGTTGACCCTGAACGTCCCCCCAAACCTCTCCCACGACGAGCCAACTCCGACCGACGGCCTCGGCCTATAAACCGTGAATATTCTGCTCCATTGCCAGACCTCCCTggtccctccacctcctcctctgcctcctcttctcctcctcctcctcctcctcctcctcctcctcctactcctcctacCGGCAGCCAGACCCTAAACGGGGAGATTGAATGCCTGATGTCGCAGGGCTACTCCATCCAGGACATCCAGAAGGCCCTGATGATCGCCCAGAACAAcctggagacggccaaaaacatcCTGCGCGAGTTCGTCGCCGTCTCCTCGCCGGCGCACATCGCCACATAG
- the LOC141752286 gene encoding E3 ubiquitin-protein ligase CBL-like isoform X1, with amino-acid sequence MAGNPRRGAGLIGLMKDAFQPHQQPLQPHQPAVVDKKMVEKCWKLMDKVVRLCQNPKVALKNSPPYILDLLPDTYQHLRTVLSRYEGKMEILGENEYFRVVMENLTNKTKQTMSLFKEAKERMFEENSQPRRNLTKLSLIFSHMLAELKAIFPNGLFQGDNFRITKADAAEFWRRSFGDKTIVPWRTFRQALHEFHPISSGLEAMALKSTIDLTCNDYISVFEFDIFTRLFQPWSSLLRNWNSLAVTHPGYMAFLTYDEVKARLHRFIHKPGSYIFRLSCTRLGQWAIGYVTADGNILQTIPHNKPLFQALIDGYREGFYLFPDGRAQNPDLTGLCEPSPQDHIKVTQEQYELYCEMGSTFQLCKICAENDKDVKIEPCRHLMCTSCLTAWQESEGQGCPFCRCEIKGTEPIVVDPFHPKASGASFAGFQGSSRAEAACNDEDDDDRLEDHLVMSRLACSKVERPPSPVSQLPPVPPRLDLLQQRPSSTHSAQAQGATAKIAATHRDKPLPLPPSLRELPPPPPPERPSLVGQDSRLQRRPLPSTPDQPAWASNYMVPRPVTKALSSLSAAPQSNGTNGEGTKPQAATNAVYCLSARTLSASSSGEKPSSDSEENEYMSPTSLPVSGAPWVITGSLVPPPPVQTNHHNDISNEVVDSDLEDPQVYESMFNIQAQAGSSETPPDSDLGVRFSDLPQLPAPVLQDKKEETSEEDIYEYDCPRPVVPPTATRRTMSDMGGPSAAFSSLSIDSAVEASMFAAGVDPERPPKPLPRRANSDRRPRPINREYSAPLPDLPGPSTSSSASSSPPPPPPPPPPPTPPTGSQTLNGEIECLMSQGYSIQDIQKALMIAQNNLETAKNILREFVAVSSPAHIAT; translated from the exons GTGGTGCGTCTGTGCCAGAACCCCAAAGTGGCGTTGAAGAACAGCCCGCCCTACATCCTGGACCTGCTGCCGgacacctaccagcacctacgCACCGTCTTGTCCCGGTACGAGGGCAAGATGGAGATCCTCGGGGAGAACGAGTACTTCCGCGTGGTCATGGAGAACTTGACCAACAAGACGAAGCAGACCATGAGCCTCTTCAAAGAGGCCAAGGAGAGGATGTTCGAGGAGAACTCCCAGCCCAG gcGAAACCTCACCAAGCTGTCTCTGATCTTCAGTCACATGCTAGCAGAGCTAAAAGCCATCTTCCCCAATGGCTTATTTCAGGGCGACAACTTCAGGATCACCAAAGCTGATGCTGCCGAATTTTGGAGGAGGTCATTTGGGGACAA GACCATCGTTCCATGGAGGACGTTTCGTCAGGCTCTCCACGAGTTTCACCCCATCAGCTCGGGCTTGGAGGCCATGGCTCTAAAGTCCACCATCGACCTCACCTGCAACGACTACATCTCTGTCTTTGAGTTCGACATCTTCACCAGGCTCTTCCAG CCATGGTCGTCTCTTTTAAGGAACTGGAACAGTCTGGCTGTCACACATCCGGGTTACATGGCCTTTCTAACCTACGACGAGGTCAAGGCTCGACTGCACCGGTTCATCCACAAACCTGGCAG CTACATCTTCAGGCTGAGCTGCACTCGGCTGGGCCAGTGGGCTATCGGCTACGTGACGGCTGATGGGAACATCCTGCAGACCATCCCCCATAACAAACCACTCTTCCAAGCCCTCATTGATGGATACAGAGAGGGATT CTATCTGTTCCCAGATGGTCGTGCACAGAATCCAGACCTAACAGGGCTTTGTGAACCGTCTCCGCAGGACCACATCAAAGTTACTCAG GAGCAGTATGAGCTGTACTGTGAGATGGGCTCCACCTTCCAGCTCTGTAAGATCTGCGCAGAGAACGACAAGGACGTGAAGATCGAGCCCTGCAGACACCTGATGTGCACTTCGTGTCTGACTGCGTGGCAG GAGTCGGAGGGTCAAGGCTGCCCGTTCTGCCGCTGTGAGATTAAAGGCACAGAGCCCATCGTGGTGGACCCCTTCCACCCGAAGGCCAGCGGTGCTTCCTTCGCCGGTTTCCAGGGGTCCAGCAGAGCAGAAGCTGCCTGCAACGACGAGGACGACGACGATCGCCTGGAGGACCACCTCGTCATGAGCAGGCTGGCCTGCTCCAAG gtagaGCGCCCACCATCTCCAGTGTCTCAGCtgcctccggttcccccccgaCTGGACCTCCTGCAGCAGAGACCCTCCAGCACCCACAGCGCTCAGGCTCAGGGAGCAACGGCCAAG ATAGCAGCCACTCACAGAGACAAGCCTCTACCTCTGCCTCCCTCCCTGAGAGAGctgccccctcctccccctccggAGCGCCCCTCGCTGGTCGGCCAGGATTCCAGACTCCAGAGGAGGCCGCTGCCCTCCACCCCCGACCAGCCCGCCTGGGCCTCCAACTACATGGTCCCGCGTCCGGTAACCAAGGCCCTGTCCTCCTTGTCCGCCGCGCCTCAGAGCAACGGGACCAACGGAGAGGGAACCAAACCTCAGGCGGCTACCAACGCCGTCTATTGCCTGTCTGCAAG AACTCTGTCGGCGTCGTCGAGCGGCGAGAAGCCGTCGTCTGACAGCGAGGAGAACGAGTACATGAGTCCCACCTCTCTTCCCGTCTCTGGAGCCCCCTGGGTCATAACGGGCTCCTTGGTGCCTCCTCCTCCGGTCCAGACAAACCACCACAATGACATCAG CAACGAGGTGGTTGACAGCGACTTGGAGGACCCCCAAGTCTACGAGTCCATGTTTAACATCCAGGCCCAGGCTGGCTCCTCTGAGACGCCACCGGACTCTGACCTGG GTGTTCGTTTTTCAGACCTCCCTCAACTTCCGGCTCCGGTTCTCCAGGACAAGAAGGAGGAGACCAGCGAGGAGGACATTTACGAGTACGACTGTCCGAGACCGGTCGTCCCTCCCACCGCCACCAGAAGAACGATGTCGGATATGGGCGGTCCTTCAGCCGCCTTTAGCTCGCTCAGCATCGACAGCGCAGTAGAAGCCA GTATGTTTGCAGCAGGGGTTGACCCTGAACGTCCCCCCAAACCTCTCCCACGACGAGCCAACTCCGACCGACGGCCTCGGCCTATAAACCGTGAATATTCTGCTCCATTGCCAGACCTCCCTggtccctccacctcctcctctgcctcctcttctcctcctcctcctcctcctcctcctcctcctcctactcctcctacCGGCAGCCAGACCCTAAACGGGGAGATTGAATGCCTGATGTCGCAGGGCTACTCCATCCAGGACATCCAGAAGGCCCTGATGATCGCCCAGAACAAcctggagacggccaaaaacatcCTGCGCGAGTTCGTCGCCGTCTCCTCGCCGGCGCACATCGCCACATAG